A genome region from Nocardioides cynanchi includes the following:
- a CDS encoding molybdopterin-dependent oxidoreductase: MRTSRWPWLLAGLLAGLAGLATSYLTSGLLNLRGNPVTQVAELVIKLTPGNVAESAIQAVGHKDKPLLVTGVLVVLLLCFAGIGLAARRATDWGIGLFIVLGVIGLVAQQSQFNPPVAGVLPILVGVLTWTVVLALLVAQLRPRPFLDVDNGRRFLLGAAAVGVGSAVVGGIGWRAGGRLRKVDAARRSLTLTGVTPPKVPAGTEVGLDGIEAWATPAGRFYRIDTSLSPPAIAPADWTVRIHGMVDHELTLTYDDLLRRKRTEAWVTLNCVSNTVGGNLISNGWWSGVRLQDLLDEAGVQAGADALKQTSDDGWTCGTPISAVTDGRDAMLAIALNGEPLPIEHGFPVRTVVPGLYGYVSACKWVRDIEVTTFDAFTAYWTERGWSAQGPVKLASRIDVPRNGHSVTAGKVRVGGMAWQQDIGIRAVEVQLDAGPWQPAHLGRTELDDAWVQWDATLDVPSGSHSLRVRATNKNGQVQTAVQAAPAPNGASGWHTISFQAG, translated from the coding sequence GTGCGGACTTCGCGATGGCCCTGGCTGCTGGCCGGGTTGCTGGCCGGCCTGGCCGGCCTCGCCACCAGCTACCTGACCTCGGGCCTGCTGAACCTCCGCGGCAACCCGGTGACGCAGGTCGCCGAGCTGGTGATCAAGCTGACTCCGGGCAACGTCGCCGAGTCGGCGATCCAGGCCGTCGGGCACAAGGACAAGCCGCTGCTGGTGACCGGGGTCCTCGTCGTGCTCCTGCTCTGCTTCGCCGGGATCGGGCTGGCGGCACGGCGCGCCACCGACTGGGGGATAGGCCTGTTCATCGTGCTGGGCGTCATCGGGCTGGTCGCGCAGCAGTCCCAGTTCAACCCCCCGGTCGCCGGCGTCCTGCCGATCCTGGTCGGAGTGCTGACCTGGACGGTCGTGCTCGCGCTGCTCGTCGCCCAGCTGCGACCGCGACCGTTCCTCGACGTCGACAACGGCCGTCGCTTCCTGCTCGGAGCTGCCGCGGTCGGGGTGGGCAGCGCGGTGGTGGGTGGCATCGGGTGGAGGGCCGGCGGTCGCCTGCGCAAGGTCGACGCGGCGCGGAGGTCGCTCACGCTCACCGGCGTGACTCCGCCGAAGGTGCCCGCCGGGACCGAGGTCGGGCTGGACGGCATCGAGGCGTGGGCGACGCCGGCTGGCCGCTTCTACCGGATCGACACCTCGCTGAGCCCGCCCGCGATCGCGCCGGCCGACTGGACGGTGCGGATCCACGGGATGGTCGACCACGAGCTGACGCTGACCTACGACGACCTGCTCCGGCGCAAGCGGACCGAGGCGTGGGTGACCCTGAACTGCGTCTCCAACACCGTCGGCGGCAACCTGATCAGCAACGGCTGGTGGAGCGGCGTACGCCTCCAGGACCTGCTCGACGAGGCCGGGGTCCAGGCCGGTGCCGACGCTCTCAAGCAGACCTCCGACGACGGGTGGACCTGCGGGACGCCGATCTCGGCGGTCACCGACGGGCGCGACGCGATGCTGGCGATCGCGCTGAACGGCGAGCCCCTGCCCATCGAGCACGGCTTCCCGGTGCGGACGGTGGTGCCGGGGCTCTACGGCTACGTGTCGGCGTGCAAGTGGGTGCGCGACATCGAGGTCACGACGTTCGACGCGTTCACGGCGTACTGGACCGAGCGGGGCTGGTCGGCCCAGGGCCCGGTCAAGCTCGCGTCGCGGATCGACGTACCCCGCAACGGGCACTCGGTCACCGCCGGGAAGGTGCGGGTCGGCGGGATGGCCTGGCAGCAGGACATCGGGATCCGCGCGGTCGAGGTGCAGCTCGACGCCGGGCCGTGGCAGCCGGCGCACCTGGGGCGGACCGAGCTCGACGACGCCTGGGTGCAGTGGGACGCGACCCTCGACGTGCCGTCGGGGAGCCACAGTCTCCGGGTGCGGGCCACCAACAAGAACGGCCAGGTGCAGACCGCGGTACAGGCCGCCCCGGCGCCGAACGGCGCCTCGGGCTGGCACACCATCTCCTTCCAGGCGGGCTAG
- a CDS encoding peptidase C39 family protein yields the protein MPRRIRYDAWSPADGRVSRPGGVRSWTSPWCEPGFVIDDLVASWAATTPRGSWIEVSTQAPDDGTWHSLGRWASGRRPAHRTSIGGDPEVDTDVWRPTGGADAYRLRVALHPSPAGRAPTLTRIGAVVSSGAVRATTSRPAGVERLLDVPRLSQMRWSEVGGTGWCSPTAVSMVLAHLGRLPPGTDTEPADVPAAAHAVFDRAYDGTGNWSFNTAWAASVADRAFVTRLHDLRDAEAFLEAGIPLVASLAYGPGALPGAPTRATDGHLLVIRGFTAAGDVVANDPAAPSERSVRRTYDRAGFERAWLDGAGGLVYVIHRDDQVLPALVRGEVR from the coding sequence GTGCCCCGCCGGATCCGGTACGACGCCTGGTCACCCGCCGACGGCCGGGTCAGCCGCCCCGGCGGTGTGCGCTCCTGGACCTCGCCGTGGTGCGAGCCGGGCTTCGTGATCGACGACCTGGTCGCTTCGTGGGCGGCCACGACTCCACGGGGCAGCTGGATCGAGGTGAGCACTCAGGCACCCGACGACGGCACCTGGCACAGCCTGGGGCGGTGGGCGTCCGGCCGGAGGCCGGCCCACCGGACCAGCATCGGCGGCGACCCCGAGGTGGACACCGACGTCTGGCGGCCGACCGGCGGCGCGGATGCCTACCGGCTCCGGGTCGCCCTGCATCCCTCACCGGCCGGCCGGGCACCCACCCTGACCCGGATCGGGGCGGTGGTGTCCAGCGGCGCCGTGCGGGCGACCACGTCGCGGCCCGCGGGAGTGGAACGGCTGCTCGACGTGCCGCGTCTGAGCCAGATGAGGTGGAGCGAGGTCGGCGGCACCGGGTGGTGCTCGCCGACGGCGGTCTCGATGGTGCTGGCGCATCTCGGCAGGCTGCCACCGGGCACCGACACCGAGCCGGCGGACGTCCCTGCCGCGGCCCACGCGGTCTTCGACCGGGCGTACGACGGCACCGGCAACTGGTCCTTCAACACCGCCTGGGCGGCGAGCGTGGCCGACCGCGCGTTCGTGACCCGCCTGCACGACCTGCGCGACGCCGAGGCGTTCCTCGAGGCCGGCATCCCGCTCGTGGCCAGCCTCGCCTACGGCCCCGGCGCCCTCCCCGGCGCCCCGACCCGAGCCACCGACGGGCACCTCCTGGTGATCCGCGGCTTCACCGCGGCCGGCGACGTCGTCGCCAACGACCCTGCCGCGCCGAGCGAGCGCAGCGTCCGCCGTACCTACGACCGGGCCGGCTTCGAGCGCGCCTGGCTGGACGGCGCGGGCGGCCTCGTCTACGTGATCCACCGCGACGACCAGGTGCTCCCGGCGCTCGTGCGGGGCGAGGTCCGCTGA
- the cysS gene encoding cysteine--tRNA ligase — protein MTLRLHDTATRETRDFVPLEAGRAGIYVCGLTVQSEPHVGHVRSAVNFDVLRRWLTASGYDVTFIRNVTDIDDKILAKAEAQGRPWFNIAYLMGRELDRALEAINVLPPTYQPAATGHVPEILELIAQLVARGHAYPAEDGSGDVYFDVRSWPSYGELTRQRIDDMEAAEDADPRGKRDPRDFALWKGWKKALEPETAAWPSAYGPGRPGWHIECSAMAAKYLGPAFDIHGGGVDLRFPHHENELAQSRAAGQAFASYWLHNAWITTAGEKMSKSLGNSLLIPSVLERVRGIELRYYMVAAHYRSHVEFSFEALDDAAKSFRRIESFLDRADVAPGVERSRGHLPDAFVAAMDDDLGTPAAVAVVHDRVREGNRLMDEGASAEEAAHSVRAMLDVLGLDPADPAWPSSGGSADDRLTSAVDSLVAGLLAERAEARAAKDWARADAIRDTIAAAGIDVEDTPDGPTWTLSSGDS, from the coding sequence GTGACTCTCCGGCTCCATGACACCGCGACGCGTGAGACGCGTGACTTCGTCCCCCTCGAGGCGGGCCGGGCGGGCATCTACGTCTGTGGGCTGACTGTGCAGAGCGAGCCGCACGTGGGCCACGTCCGCTCGGCGGTGAACTTCGACGTGCTCCGGCGCTGGCTGACGGCCTCGGGCTACGACGTCACCTTCATCCGCAACGTCACCGACATCGACGACAAGATCCTGGCGAAGGCCGAGGCGCAGGGGCGGCCGTGGTTCAACATCGCCTACCTGATGGGTCGCGAGCTCGACCGCGCGCTCGAGGCGATCAACGTGCTGCCGCCGACCTACCAGCCGGCCGCGACCGGGCACGTGCCCGAGATCCTGGAGCTGATCGCCCAGCTGGTCGCGCGCGGGCACGCCTACCCCGCCGAGGACGGCTCGGGCGACGTCTACTTCGACGTGCGCTCCTGGCCGTCGTACGGCGAGCTGACCCGGCAGCGGATCGACGACATGGAGGCCGCGGAGGACGCCGACCCGCGCGGCAAGCGCGACCCGCGCGACTTCGCCCTGTGGAAGGGCTGGAAGAAGGCGCTCGAGCCCGAGACCGCGGCGTGGCCGTCTGCCTACGGCCCGGGCCGCCCCGGCTGGCACATCGAGTGCTCGGCGATGGCGGCGAAGTACCTCGGACCGGCGTTCGACATCCACGGCGGCGGCGTCGACCTGCGCTTCCCCCACCACGAGAACGAGCTCGCCCAGTCCCGGGCGGCCGGCCAGGCGTTCGCGTCGTACTGGCTGCACAACGCCTGGATCACGACCGCCGGCGAGAAGATGTCGAAGTCCCTGGGTAACTCCCTGCTGATCCCGTCGGTGCTCGAGCGGGTGCGGGGCATCGAGCTGCGCTACTACATGGTGGCGGCGCACTACCGCTCGCACGTGGAGTTCTCCTTCGAGGCGCTCGACGACGCGGCGAAGTCGTTCCGGCGGATCGAGTCGTTCCTCGACCGTGCCGACGTCGCCCCGGGGGTCGAGCGGAGCCGAGGCCACCTGCCCGACGCGTTCGTCGCCGCCATGGACGACGACCTCGGTACGCCGGCCGCGGTGGCGGTCGTCCACGACCGGGTCCGGGAGGGCAACCGGCTGATGGACGAGGGTGCGTCGGCCGAGGAGGCCGCCCACTCCGTGCGCGCGATGCTCGACGTGCTCGGGCTCGACCCGGCGGACCCGGCCTGGCCGTCGTCCGGCGGCTCTGCCGACGACAGGCTGACCTCCGCCGTCGACTCGCTGGTGGCCGGACTGTTGGCTGAGCGCGCCGAGGCGCGTGCAGCCAAGGACTGGGCTCGCGCCGACGCCATCCGGGACACCATCGCCGCCGCGGGGATCGACGTCGAGGACACCCCCGACGGACCCACGTGGACCCTTTCGAGCGGAGACAGCTGA
- the rlmB gene encoding 23S rRNA (guanosine(2251)-2'-O)-methyltransferase RlmB, translating into MPGNSSRKGAIRKQSKKPTAGSGGRVRRGLEGRGATPKAADRPNHKAYKFKAKAEQAASARPKRRSSGDDEWIAGRNPVVEALRAGVPVSGVYVAEGTDRDARLREAFKLAAEGGISLLEVTKAELDRRTQGAVHQGLAARIPAYEYAHPTDLLDLAAERGESPLIVALDSVTDPRNLGAVVRSASGFGAHGVVVPERRAARMTAAAWKSSAGAAARIPVAHATNLVRTLKDYQDAGCQVIGLAASGDLTLPELIADTELATGPLVLVVGSEGDGLGRLVGETCDRLMSIPMASSLESLNAGVAASIALYALAQHR; encoded by the coding sequence ATGCCAGGGAACTCGAGTCGCAAGGGCGCGATCCGCAAGCAGTCCAAGAAGCCGACGGCGGGGTCCGGCGGCCGGGTGCGGCGCGGGCTCGAGGGTCGCGGTGCGACGCCGAAGGCCGCGGACCGCCCCAACCACAAGGCCTACAAGTTCAAGGCGAAGGCCGAGCAGGCAGCCTCCGCGCGCCCGAAGCGGCGCAGCAGCGGCGACGACGAGTGGATCGCCGGACGCAACCCCGTCGTGGAGGCGTTGCGGGCCGGCGTGCCGGTCAGCGGTGTGTACGTCGCCGAGGGCACCGACCGTGACGCCCGGCTGCGCGAGGCGTTCAAGCTGGCGGCCGAGGGTGGCATCTCGTTGCTCGAGGTCACCAAGGCCGAGCTGGACCGGCGTACCCAGGGGGCGGTCCACCAGGGGCTGGCCGCACGCATCCCGGCGTACGAGTACGCCCACCCCACCGACCTGCTCGACCTCGCCGCCGAGCGAGGGGAGTCGCCGCTGATCGTGGCCCTCGACTCGGTGACCGACCCGCGCAACCTCGGCGCCGTGGTCCGCTCGGCCTCGGGCTTCGGCGCGCACGGGGTCGTCGTACCCGAGCGGCGGGCGGCCCGGATGACTGCGGCCGCCTGGAAGTCGTCGGCCGGCGCCGCGGCCCGGATCCCGGTGGCGCACGCGACCAACCTGGTGCGGACGCTCAAGGACTACCAGGACGCCGGCTGCCAGGTGATCGGCCTGGCCGCCTCCGGCGACCTGACCCTGCCCGAGCTGATCGCGGACACCGAGCTGGCCACGGGCCCGCTCGTGCTGGTCGTCGGCTCCGAAGGCGATGGGCTCGGCCGCCTGGTCGGCGAGACCTGCGACCGGCTGATGTCGATCCCGATGGCGTCGTCCCTGGAGTCCCTCAACGCGGGCGTGGCCGCCTCCATCGCCCTCTACGCCCTGGCCCAACACCGCTGA
- a CDS encoding acyl-CoA dehydrogenase family protein: MGTTVERLLPRDDDGVGEALLELTREIATKELAPQVHEAEERGEFPESAYRLLGRSGLLSLPFAEEYGGGGQPYETYLQVVEEIATAWPSVGVGMSVHCLTANVVAVNGSAALREEWLPRMLSGDWLGAYCLSEPQAGSDVSGIRTRATLDGDAYVVNGTKQWISNGSCADYYILFARTSDDAKRGLSAFVLPGDLDGVAFGAPEKKMGLACDVTTQVIFDSARIPAAQLVGDEGAGMKVALSALDAGRLGIAAVATGIAQAALAHAVAYAGERRQFGRTIGELQGLQFLLADMAADVERARATYLHAARLKDAGRPFSRQASIAKLTASDAAMRVTTDAVQVLGGNGYTRDYPVERLFRDAKVTQIFEGTNQIQRMVIGRDLLR, encoded by the coding sequence GTGGGTACGACGGTGGAGCGGCTGCTGCCGCGCGACGACGACGGGGTCGGCGAGGCGCTGCTCGAGCTGACCCGTGAGATCGCCACCAAGGAGCTCGCGCCCCAGGTCCACGAGGCCGAGGAGCGCGGCGAGTTCCCGGAGTCGGCATACCGCCTGCTCGGCCGATCGGGGCTGCTCAGCCTGCCGTTCGCCGAGGAGTACGGCGGTGGGGGGCAGCCCTATGAGACCTACCTGCAGGTGGTCGAGGAGATCGCGACGGCGTGGCCCAGCGTCGGGGTCGGGATGAGCGTGCACTGCCTGACCGCGAACGTCGTGGCGGTCAACGGCAGCGCGGCGCTGCGCGAGGAGTGGCTGCCGCGGATGCTGTCCGGCGACTGGCTCGGTGCCTACTGCCTGTCCGAGCCGCAGGCCGGCTCGGACGTGAGCGGGATCCGCACCCGCGCCACCCTGGACGGCGACGCGTACGTCGTGAACGGCACCAAGCAGTGGATCAGCAACGGCTCCTGCGCTGACTACTACATCCTCTTCGCCCGCACCTCCGACGACGCCAAGCGCGGGCTCTCGGCCTTCGTGCTGCCCGGCGACCTCGACGGCGTCGCCTTCGGTGCCCCCGAGAAGAAGATGGGCCTGGCCTGCGACGTCACCACCCAGGTGATCTTCGACAGCGCCCGGATCCCGGCAGCCCAGCTGGTGGGCGACGAGGGTGCCGGGATGAAGGTCGCCCTCTCGGCGCTCGATGCCGGCCGCCTCGGGATCGCCGCCGTCGCCACCGGGATCGCCCAGGCGGCGCTGGCGCACGCGGTGGCGTACGCCGGGGAGCGCCGGCAGTTCGGCCGCACCATCGGCGAGCTGCAGGGGCTCCAGTTCCTGCTCGCGGACATGGCGGCCGATGTCGAGCGTGCCCGGGCGACGTACCTCCACGCCGCCCGCCTCAAGGACGCCGGCCGGCCCTTCAGCCGGCAGGCGTCGATCGCCAAGCTGACCGCCTCCGACGCCGCGATGCGGGTCACGACCGACGCGGTGCAGGTGCTGGGCGGCAACGGCTACACCCGTGACTACCCCGTCGAGCGGCTCTTCCGCGACGCCAAGGTCACTCAGATCTTCGAGGGCACCAACCAGATCCAGCGGATGGTGATCGGGCGCGACCTGCTGCGGTGA
- a CDS encoding DUF4032 domain-containing protein codes for MALHIVASRPDPALVRLPWSTPLEEWSDDYVVPLPRGLSRHIVRIVRFGERTYAIKETQEDIAFREYRLLRDLQRLNLPAVIPQGVVTGRVDATGEELSSALLTQHLAFSLPYRALFAHGLSAESLPSLVDALVVLLVRLHLVDFYWGDVSLSNVLFRRSAGGFAAYLVDAETGELRPTLSRQMREYDVQVGCENVFAELLDLQAGGAIGQHVQGHEIVQLIQKRYDELWGELTAEQEFDAAEMWRIQERIERLNDLGFDVDELDIVTDFDGDRIRIQPKVVELGHHRRELQALTGLDVEDAQARRLLNDLAAFIAHYDLGREDRGLAANRWLTQIFEPIMAMVPPEARGKLEPAEIFHEILVHRWYLSERAGAEVGIFDTARDYIDTVLTTKPDELVAADEPPDA; via the coding sequence ATGGCGCTGCACATCGTGGCCAGCCGACCGGACCCGGCCCTGGTGCGGCTGCCCTGGTCCACGCCGCTCGAGGAGTGGTCGGACGACTACGTCGTCCCGCTCCCGCGCGGCCTGAGCCGGCACATCGTGAGGATCGTCCGGTTCGGTGAGCGCACCTACGCGATCAAGGAGACCCAGGAGGACATCGCGTTCCGCGAGTACCGCCTCCTGCGCGACCTCCAGCGCCTCAACCTCCCCGCGGTCATCCCTCAGGGCGTGGTCACCGGCCGGGTCGACGCAACGGGCGAGGAGCTGTCCTCGGCGCTGCTCACCCAGCACCTCGCGTTCTCCCTGCCCTACCGGGCGCTCTTCGCGCACGGGCTGTCCGCCGAGAGCCTGCCCAGCCTGGTCGACGCCCTGGTCGTCCTGCTCGTGCGGCTGCATCTCGTGGACTTCTACTGGGGTGACGTGTCCCTGTCCAACGTGCTGTTCCGGCGCAGCGCCGGCGGGTTCGCGGCGTACCTCGTCGACGCCGAGACCGGCGAGCTGCGCCCCACCCTGTCGCGGCAGATGCGGGAGTACGACGTGCAGGTCGGCTGCGAGAACGTCTTCGCCGAGCTGCTCGACCTCCAGGCCGGAGGCGCGATCGGGCAACACGTGCAGGGACACGAGATCGTCCAGCTGATCCAGAAGCGGTACGACGAGCTGTGGGGCGAGCTGACCGCGGAGCAGGAGTTCGACGCGGCCGAGATGTGGCGGATCCAGGAGCGGATCGAGCGCCTCAACGACCTCGGCTTCGACGTCGACGAGCTCGACATCGTCACCGACTTCGACGGCGACCGGATCCGGATCCAGCCCAAGGTGGTCGAGCTCGGCCACCACCGCCGCGAGCTCCAGGCACTGACCGGGCTCGACGTCGAGGACGCCCAGGCGCGCCGCCTGCTCAACGACCTCGCGGCCTTCATCGCCCACTACGACCTCGGCCGCGAGGACCGCGGCCTGGCCGCCAACCGCTGGCTGACCCAGATCTTCGAGCCGATCATGGCGATGGTGCCCCCGGAGGCCCGGGGCAAGCTGGAGCCGGCCGAGATCTTCCACGAGATCCTGGTCCACCGGTGGTACCTCTCCGAGCGCGCCGGGGCCGAGGTCGGCATCTTCGACACCGCGCGCGACTACATCGACACCGTGCTGACCACCAAGCCCGACGAGCTGGTCGCCGCGGACGAGCCGCCGGACGCCTGA
- the soxR gene encoding redox-sensitive transcriptional activator SoxR, with amino-acid sequence MDDLTIGELSERSGVAASAIRYYEGRGLVSARRTTGNQRRYARATLRRLAFIRTAQRVGLTLEEIEAALATLPSNRTPTKADWTRLSRSWRPLLDARIAQLERLRDTLDSCIGCGCLSLRRCALSNPGDEVAPRGPGAVILEGR; translated from the coding sequence GTGGACGACCTCACCATCGGCGAGCTGTCGGAGCGCTCCGGCGTCGCCGCCAGCGCCATCCGCTACTACGAGGGCCGCGGCCTCGTCTCCGCGCGTCGTACCACGGGAAACCAGCGCCGTTACGCGCGGGCGACCCTGCGGCGGCTCGCGTTCATCCGGACCGCCCAGCGGGTGGGCCTCACCCTCGAGGAGATCGAGGCGGCGCTGGCCACCCTGCCCAGCAACCGGACCCCCACCAAGGCCGACTGGACCCGGCTCAGCCGCAGCTGGCGGCCGCTCCTCGACGCCCGGATCGCCCAGCTCGAGCGGCTGCGCGACACCCTCGACTCGTGCATCGGCTGCGGTTGCCTGAGCCTGCGCCGCTGCGCCCTCAGCAACCCCGGCGACGAGGTCGCACCCCGTGGCCCGGGGGCGGTCATCCTCGAGGGTCGCTGA
- a CDS encoding thiamine pyrophosphate-dependent enzyme, whose translation MNDIRRLLTLMTGDEKHSLASISTLDVLRVLYERVLDVSPETVDDPRRDRFLLSKGHGPMAYYAVLCDRGFFPESWLTAWGTFDSPLGHHPDRNLVPGVEISSGSLGHGLPLAVGTALGLRAQGIDSRVVVLVGDAELDEGSNHEALELAAALGLDAVTVVVVDNRSTSYAVPGRIAERFTTEGWQVTTVDGRDHDALEKALSERGVGRPNAVVATVLDGQGEAA comes from the coding sequence GTGAACGACATCCGACGACTGCTGACCCTGATGACCGGCGACGAGAAGCACTCCCTCGCCTCGATCTCCACCCTCGACGTGCTGCGGGTGCTCTACGAACGCGTACTCGACGTCTCCCCGGAGACGGTGGACGACCCGCGCCGCGACCGCTTCCTGCTGTCGAAGGGACACGGGCCCATGGCCTACTACGCCGTCCTCTGCGACCGCGGCTTCTTCCCCGAGTCGTGGCTCACGGCGTGGGGAACGTTCGACTCGCCGCTGGGCCATCACCCCGACCGCAACCTCGTCCCCGGCGTGGAGATCTCGAGCGGCTCGCTCGGGCACGGGCTCCCGCTCGCGGTGGGCACGGCGCTGGGCCTGCGTGCGCAGGGCATCGACTCGCGGGTGGTCGTGCTGGTCGGTGACGCCGAGCTCGACGAGGGGTCCAACCACGAGGCCCTCGAGCTCGCCGCCGCGCTCGGTCTCGACGCCGTGACCGTGGTGGTCGTGGACAACCGGAGCACGAGCTACGCCGTACCCGGGCGGATCGCGGAGCGGTTCACCACGGAGGGCTGGCAGGTCACCACCGTCGACGGTCGGGACCACGACGCACTGGAGAAGGCGCTCTCCGAGCGTGGTGTGGGCCGGCCCAACGCCGTGGTCGCCACCGTGCTCGACGGGCAGGGGGAGGCGGCATGA
- a CDS encoding transketolase family protein produces MTTPTRDPRTQFARTATDLLDEDLSTALVIAEISARFFGTAFRRHPDRALNVGIREQLLVNVGAGMALTGMRPIVHTFGTFLVERTFEQVKLGFGHQGVGGVLVGVGGSFDASTAGRTHQAPGDVALMDTLPDVAIHAPGTAAETDAALRSAVAAEGLHYVRVVGQTNADSFVGPGLHVVRRGAGATVIAFGPVLDEVLTATAERDVTVLYTHTVRPFDGPALRRLLGTPEVVLVEPWLAGTSARCVADALVDVPHRLLALGTRRAELRHYGSPAEHQRAHGLDAAGIRRSVDAFLAA; encoded by the coding sequence ATGACCACACCGACCCGGGACCCACGCACGCAGTTCGCACGCACCGCCACAGACCTCCTGGACGAGGACCTGTCCACCGCCTTGGTGATCGCCGAGATCTCGGCCCGCTTCTTCGGGACGGCGTTTCGCCGTCACCCCGACCGGGCGCTCAACGTCGGCATCCGCGAGCAGCTGCTGGTCAACGTCGGCGCCGGGATGGCCCTGACCGGGATGCGGCCGATCGTGCACACGTTCGGCACGTTCCTGGTCGAGCGGACCTTCGAGCAGGTCAAGCTCGGCTTCGGTCACCAGGGAGTCGGCGGCGTGCTCGTCGGTGTCGGTGGGTCGTTCGACGCGTCGACCGCCGGTCGGACGCACCAGGCCCCCGGCGACGTCGCGCTGATGGACACCCTCCCGGACGTGGCGATCCACGCGCCGGGCACCGCGGCCGAGACCGACGCGGCGCTCCGCAGTGCGGTGGCGGCGGAGGGGCTGCACTACGTGCGGGTCGTGGGGCAGACGAACGCCGACTCCTTCGTCGGCCCCGGCCTCCACGTCGTACGACGTGGGGCGGGGGCGACGGTGATCGCCTTCGGCCCAGTCCTGGACGAGGTGCTGACGGCGACCGCCGAGCGTGATGTCACCGTGCTCTACACGCACACGGTGCGGCCCTTCGACGGTCCGGCCCTGCGTCGGCTGCTGGGCACCCCGGAGGTGGTGCTGGTCGAGCCGTGGCTCGCCGGCACGTCGGCGCGCTGCGTCGCGGACGCACTGGTCGACGTACCCCATCGGCTGCTGGCACTCGGCACCCGCCGCGCCGAGCTGCGGCACTACGGGTCCCCGGCCGAGCACCAGCGCGCCCACGGGCTCGATGCGGCCGGGATCCGGCGCTCGGTGGACGCCTTCCTGGCTGCGTGA
- a CDS encoding SAM-dependent methyltransferase yields MDDDPGFFEAFDTVLTPLLEHEALAGLVGGLHSSGALAALLGTVARDRVAPTLGLAEPVAESVVAALLTHQVLEEDPHGGLRLTPLWRALVADDAYSDLGDNLRTGLIMGRLLAGIGAGDYWSMPPDDRLVLARAVSPNPYAAGLVAAFRADIAGDPDRADLLTGCRLLELGCGVAGRILTTLQAAPGLTAVGVELSPDLAAEAARRAAELGLSDRFSVVCGDAGDYTTEEPFDRAFWSQFFFPVESRPGALAALHAALRSRGIATAPLAGDEPGDALFRVMLASWGVPLRTADELMAEVEAAGFTEVEVVGVGEPGPSSVRFRRP; encoded by the coding sequence ATGGACGACGACCCGGGCTTCTTCGAGGCCTTCGACACGGTGCTCACGCCGCTGCTCGAGCACGAGGCGCTGGCCGGGCTGGTGGGTGGTCTGCACTCCTCCGGCGCGCTGGCGGCCCTGCTCGGAACCGTCGCCCGGGACCGCGTCGCGCCGACCCTCGGCCTCGCCGAGCCGGTGGCGGAGAGCGTCGTGGCCGCACTCCTGACGCACCAGGTGCTGGAGGAGGACCCGCACGGCGGCCTGCGCCTGACTCCGTTGTGGCGCGCCCTGGTCGCCGACGACGCCTACTCCGACCTCGGTGACAACCTCCGGACCGGGCTGATCATGGGTCGGCTGCTGGCCGGGATCGGAGCCGGTGACTACTGGAGCATGCCCCCGGACGACCGCCTCGTCCTGGCCCGCGCCGTGTCGCCGAACCCGTACGCCGCGGGCCTGGTCGCGGCGTTCCGTGCCGACATCGCAGGCGATCCCGACCGGGCCGACCTGCTGACCGGCTGCCGCCTCCTCGAGCTCGGCTGCGGAGTGGCGGGGCGGATCCTGACCACCCTGCAGGCGGCGCCGGGGCTGACCGCGGTCGGCGTCGAGCTCAGCCCCGACCTCGCGGCCGAGGCCGCGCGCCGAGCCGCTGAGCTGGGCCTGAGCGACCGCTTCAGCGTCGTCTGCGGTGACGCCGGCGACTACACCACCGAGGAACCGTTCGACCGGGCCTTCTGGAGCCAGTTCTTCTTCCCCGTCGAGTCCCGCCCGGGAGCCCTGGCGGCCCTGCACGCGGCGCTGCGGAGCAGAGGCATCGCCACGGCTCCCCTCGCCGGCGACGAGCCGGGCGACGCGCTGTTCCGCGTGATGCTGGCCTCCTGGGGTGTCCCGCTGCGCACCGCGGACGAGCTGATGGCCGAGGTGGAGGCGGCCGGCTTCACCGAGGTCGAGGTCGTCGGGGTCGGCGAGCCCGGGCCCAGCTCGGTGCGCTTCCGACGCCCCTGA